Proteins from a genomic interval of Calorimonas adulescens:
- the rpmF gene encoding 50S ribosomal protein L32, which produces MGVPKRRWSKARTRSRRAHWKLSGPTLVECPQCHELMMPHRVCKNCGFYDGKKVIVNE; this is translated from the coding sequence ATGGGGGTTCCAAAGAGGAGATGGTCAAAGGCTAGAACAAGGAGCAGGAGAGCCCACTGGAAATTGAGTGGCCCTACTCTGGTAGAATGTCCTCAGTGCCATGAATTGATGATGCCGCATAGAGTTTGCAAAAATTGTGGTTTTTATGATGGCAAAAAGGTAATAGTAAACGAATAA
- the fapR gene encoding transcription factor FapR, protein MPSGSFTKLNRQKQLKLKLSEDPFLTDEELACLFNVSVPTIRLDRIELGIPDLRGRIKEVAETNYNKLKSIKGTEIVGELLDLELGKGGISVFEPTKDMVFEKSHVVKGQYIYAQAESLAIAVIDADVALIGVANIKYRQPVKLGDKLIAKAEVIRQRGNKYFVWVKIKVQRQEVFRGKFILVSLDTGEGDGAEDENRN, encoded by the coding sequence GTGCCCTCAGGCAGCTTTACGAAACTAAATAGGCAAAAACAGTTAAAATTAAAGCTATCTGAAGATCCTTTTTTAACTGATGAGGAACTGGCGTGTCTTTTCAATGTGAGTGTGCCAACCATAAGGTTAGATAGAATTGAACTTGGGATCCCAGACCTGCGTGGCAGGATAAAGGAAGTAGCTGAAACCAATTATAATAAACTAAAATCAATAAAAGGGACAGAAATAGTAGGAGAGCTTTTGGACCTTGAGCTCGGGAAGGGTGGCATTTCAGTTTTTGAACCCACAAAGGATATGGTATTTGAGAAGAGCCACGTAGTTAAAGGGCAGTACATATATGCTCAGGCTGAGTCACTTGCAATTGCTGTGATAGATGCGGATGTGGCTTTAATAGGGGTAGCAAATATCAAGTACAGGCAACCAGTAAAGCTTGGTGATAAGTTGATAGCAAAGGCTGAGGTGATAAGACAACGAGGCAACAAGTATTTTGTTTGGGTAAAAATAAAGGTACAGAGACAAGAGGTATTTAGAGGTAAATTTATTCTTGTAAGCCTTGACACTGGAGAGGGAGATGGCGCAGAGGATGAAAATAGGAATTGA
- a CDS encoding YceD family protein, with protein sequence MRFDISKIKNTLDSQINLNFDITLEDDDNSEIYFTEPVHVNAVITSTEEGYDIDGFMDVSLDATCYRCLRPFHYHDIIELHDNINNYEEESGEKVFFNGGNQVYLDDLIRTNLLLSLPARYLCDEACRGICPDCGTNLNDSNCSCSSEPIDPRLEVLKKFLK encoded by the coding sequence ATGAGGTTTGATATTTCTAAAATCAAAAACACTTTAGATTCACAAATTAATTTAAACTTCGATATAACGCTGGAGGATGACGATAACAGTGAAATTTATTTTACTGAGCCAGTCCATGTCAATGCAGTAATAACCAGTACTGAAGAGGGCTATGATATTGATGGCTTTATGGATGTGTCCTTAGATGCAACCTGTTATAGATGTTTAAGGCCATTTCATTATCATGACATAATTGAACTTCATGATAACATTAATAATTATGAAGAAGAGTCTGGGGAAAAAGTGTTTTTTAATGGAGGGAATCAGGTTTATCTTGATGACCTCATAAGAACAAATCTGCTGTTATCGCTTCCGGCAAGATATTTATGTGATGAGGCATGCCGTGGAATATGTCCTGATTGTGGTACTAATTTAAATGATAGTAATTGTTCATGCAGCAGTGAACCTATTGATCCGAGATTAGAAGTGTTAAAGAAATTTTTGAAGTAA
- the plsX gene encoding phosphate acyltransferase PlsX: protein MKIGIDAMGGDYAPKEIINGSLMAAEKFKDIELVFFGDELQIVSEINTHDSALHDRIEIVHTDEVISNDDPPVAAIKNKKNASLSRGLDYLKENKIDVFISAGSTGALMAGALLKLGRIPGIDRPALVPSLPTATGLVALIDGGSNTDCKPINLIQFAMMGSIYAEEVLGVKNPRIGLLNIGTEEEKGNELAKQTYGRLKELPLNFVGNIEGRDVPYGKCDVLVCDGFVGNAVLKSMEGIASLIIDMLKAEMKKNYLTKFGALLLKSGFKNILKKMDYKEYGGAPLLGIDGIIIKAHGNSDARAFLNALVQARTFVEHDVLNHLRTQVSNIGVD, encoded by the coding sequence ATGAAAATAGGAATTGATGCCATGGGTGGAGATTATGCACCAAAAGAAATAATAAATGGTAGTTTGATGGCTGCGGAGAAATTTAAAGACATTGAGCTGGTATTTTTTGGTGATGAACTCCAGATAGTGTCGGAAATTAATACTCACGACTCGGCGTTACACGACAGGATAGAGATTGTACATACAGACGAGGTTATATCTAATGATGATCCGCCAGTAGCTGCAATTAAGAATAAAAAGAATGCATCTCTGTCTAGAGGGCTTGATTATTTAAAAGAAAATAAAATAGATGTTTTTATTTCTGCAGGTAGTACAGGGGCTTTAATGGCAGGTGCATTATTAAAGCTTGGCAGGATTCCTGGTATTGACCGCCCTGCACTGGTACCTTCCTTGCCGACTGCTACAGGACTGGTTGCTCTTATTGATGGCGGTTCTAATACAGACTGTAAGCCAATAAATCTTATACAATTTGCCATGATGGGCTCAATATATGCAGAAGAGGTGCTGGGTGTAAAAAATCCACGCATAGGTCTTTTGAATATAGGTACAGAGGAAGAAAAAGGGAACGAATTAGCAAAGCAAACATATGGACGTCTGAAGGAACTTCCATTGAATTTTGTTGGTAATATAGAGGGACGGGATGTGCCCTATGGCAAATGTGACGTTTTGGTATGCGATGGTTTTGTTGGGAATGCTGTTTTGAAATCCATGGAAGGCATTGCTTCGTTGATTATAGATATGTTGAAGGCAGAAATGAAGAAAAATTATCTAACTAAATTTGGTGCATTACTTTTAAAGAGTGGATTTAAAAATATATTAAAAAAAATGGATTATAAGGAGTATGGTGGTGCTCCACTTCTTGGCATTGATGGTATAATAATCAAAGCGCACGGAAATTCTGATGCAAGAGCCTTTTTAAATGCCTTAGTACAGGCGAGAACATTTGTAGAGCATGATGTTCTTAATCATTTAAGGACTCAAGTTTCAAATATAGGGGTGGATTAG
- a CDS encoding acetate/propionate family kinase, which yields MNILVINCGSSSLKYQLIDMSKNEVLVKGIVERIGIDGSQIKYEKTGAEKKVFSKTINNHKEALKEMLDLILDEQYGAIKSLKEIDAVGHRIVHGGEKFSGSVIIDDEVIKALNDSIDLAPLHNPPNIMGIMACRELMPDVPMVGVFDTAFHQTMPPEAFIYGIPYEFYEKYKIRRYGFHGTSHKYVTSRAAELLGKKVDDVNLITCHLGNGSSVTAVKKGKSIDTSMGFTPLEGLIMGTRCGSIDPSIVSYLMDKESLNISEVMNILNKKSGVLGLSGISSDFRDIEDAAANGNIRASIALKAFTYGVKKYIGSYYAVLGTVDAIVFTAGVGENSDIVREMILDGLETLGIILDKEANRAGKKEREISTRDSKTRVFVIPTNEELMIASETAALVSK from the coding sequence ATGAATATATTGGTTATTAATTGCGGAAGTTCATCATTAAAATATCAATTAATTGACATGTCAAAAAACGAAGTGCTGGTTAAGGGTATAGTAGAAAGGATAGGGATAGATGGATCTCAGATTAAATACGAAAAAACCGGCGCTGAAAAAAAAGTATTTTCTAAAACAATAAACAATCATAAGGAAGCATTAAAGGAAATGCTGGACCTGATTCTGGACGAGCAGTATGGTGCCATAAAAAGTTTAAAAGAAATTGATGCTGTAGGACATAGGATAGTACATGGGGGAGAGAAATTCTCGGGTTCTGTAATTATTGATGATGAGGTAATAAAAGCGTTAAATGATAGTATTGACCTTGCCCCACTTCACAACCCACCGAATATAATGGGGATCATGGCTTGTAGAGAACTTATGCCTGATGTTCCTATGGTTGGTGTATTTGATACAGCATTTCACCAGACTATGCCGCCGGAGGCGTTTATTTATGGGATACCTTATGAATTTTATGAGAAATATAAGATAAGACGATATGGCTTTCATGGGACATCCCACAAGTATGTTACATCTAGGGCAGCTGAACTACTTGGGAAAAAAGTAGATGATGTTAATCTTATAACATGTCATCTTGGAAATGGGTCCAGTGTTACTGCGGTTAAGAAGGGTAAATCTATAGATACTAGCATGGGTTTTACCCCTCTGGAGGGTTTGATTATGGGCACGAGATGCGGAAGCATCGACCCATCAATTGTTTCCTACTTAATGGATAAGGAATCGCTAAATATCTCTGAAGTAATGAATATACTGAATAAAAAATCTGGTGTACTTGGTCTATCAGGTATAAGCAGTGATTTTAGGGATATAGAAGACGCAGCGGCAAATGGCAACATTAGGGCATCTATCGCATTAAAGGCATTTACCTATGGCGTCAAGAAGTATATAGGCTCATATTATGCAGTACTTGGAACCGTAGACGCAATTGTATTTACTGCAGGAGTAGGTGAAAACTCTGACATAGTCAGGGAAATGATACTGGATGGTTTGGAAACACTCGGTATCATTCTTGATAAGGAAGCGAACAGGGCAGGAAAGAAGGAAAGGGAAATATCAACAAGAGATTCAAAGACTAGGGTATTTGTAATTCCTACCAATGAAGAGCTTATGATTGCAAGCGAAACGGCAGCCTTGGTAAGTAAATAG